The nucleotide sequence AGACCGAGTGGCCACGATCAATAGAACTGGTCGGTGTGTAACCGTCGTTCAATCCCGCCAAACTCTCCCAAGAAGAAATATAGGACGTCGATGCCGTTCCGAGTGGCGCAATATTGGAGGCGGTTGGTGTTGAGCCCGCAAGTGTGCCCACCTCAGTTGCGCTTAACGCTCTGCTGTAAATTCTAAAATCATCAATTACACCATTTAAATACGGATCAGAAAATTGAGAGCGACCGATATAATTGAGAGTTGTGCTTCCCAAGCTTGATGGCTTCAGCGTCATATTGCTATTGATCGCCACCTGCACCCCATCCACATACATTCTTCCAGTCGTCCCAGTCAACGTAACCGCGACATGCTTCCAAGTTCCTGTCGGAAGAACCGTCGCATTCAGCTGTTGCTCTGAACCGTTGCCGCTCGATGTAATTGAAAATCGTAAACCGGAACCACCCGCCCGTGGCGCAAGAAACATATAGTTGCTCGTGCCCGTGCCAAAGTCAAAGATGCGTGCCCAATCGCTCAGACTATTTACCTTCACCCAGGTCGCAATCGTAAAATCATTCAAGCCACTCACAATACCTGATGGTAAGCTAGCGTATGCGTTGCTGCCATTCAAACTCAAGGCATTGCCAGATTTGCCTGCGACCCATGAAGTACCCCCGCTCAGTGTTGCATTCTTTCCGTTACCCGAACTATCGCTTGCTGTCGTTCCGCTCGTCTCATTGAACAAATATTGCGCAATGACCTCAGGTACAACCACAGCAGGCAACACCGTGTGCGTAACAGTGGCATTGGCAGACAATGCACCATCACTTGCCGTAAGCCTAAATACATAGGCTCCAGCGACGGATACCGTCGCCGTTGTATTAACGGAGTTAGCGTTTGCAAACGAGACGGTTCCAGGGCCACTAATTAATGTCCAAGTCGTTGTCAGTGTGCCGCTCGGCTGTCCATCATCGGTTGCTGTACCTGCTAATACAACAGCAGCCGGCAACGTAAACGTACCGTTCGTTCCTGCATTCACGACTGGAGCCGTATTCGCAGGAGGTGTGCCTTGCTGCAGCTTAATATCATAGGTAGCTGCAGTGCCGATGCTAAGCGTGACCACCGTATTGACATTGTTAACCGCAGTTACAGAGCCAACAACCGTATTATTGACCAGCACATTATAGCTTCCCGCAGCTAAACCCTTCATCGTCAGCTTCGTCGTATGTGCAATTCCTGAAGTGGCATTTTTCAACGTGAGATTTACAGTGTTTTTCGCTTTGGCAATTGTGGCTGACGTATATTTATCCCGTTCCAACTCTAGACCAAATTTCTCTGTAATCAAATTAAGCCGTTGGAATACACCATCCTTCGGAATAACCGTATAGTTGCCACTGCTATCCGTTACCTCGCAACCATAACAATATAAACCGAAGATCGGATCTACCGCTACGTCGGAGCTTAAAATTTTTATTGCTCCAAACAAGCCCAAATCTGCTTCGCCAGCCATACCACGCCAGCCGTTCTGTAGCGCACCGCCACCTACACCTAACGCTGGATAATTGCCCTTCTCCGCCTGATATGTCCATGCGACCGCACCTATATTCGCCGGATCCGAACTAATCTGTCCGGAGTTAATAGCGCCAACATTGGCAATCTTCGCCGCATAGGATAGTCGTTGCTCCACCTCAGGCGTTGCGGAATGATTGCGAATCCAGTCATCCATCGTATACCCCGCAAGCGATACGGTGTACTGGAAGTTCCACCAGTTCTCTCCCGTTATCGTCACCGGATCGGCATAGTAGTACCAAACTGGCATTTGCCCGCGTGCCGCACGTGTTTTAGCGTTTATTTTACTCTTCATCGTCGTATTGTTGTTCATCTTGGCGAGCGTATATACAGCTTCTTCCCCCGTGTTGTCGTAATTATATTCAGAGCCGTAAGGATATGTTGTATTGACGAAGTTGTTATATTTTGTTGCCATCTTCGAGATCAAGTTGTTCGCTTGCGTCGTATAACCCTCATCCTGCAACGCTTTAATGATTTCAGGCGTCGTCATCTCACCCATCAAACCTGTATTCCAGTTGTACGCGACACCAGAACCGTACAGTGCGTTGAAGATATTGTAGGCTCTAAGCAAATATGTGGTGCGTGCATTGTCATAAGTGATCAAAGTCGGATAAAGCTTGGCGATCTTATACATGCTGAAGTAGGTGTTATAGATGTGCGGATATGCATACCCACGATACGTTGGCGTTGTATTCGGATCTGGCATCAAGAAGTCGTGAATCAAGTAATCGGTCTGATGCTCGCCCATCAGCTTGCCCCAAATTGCGACGGTCAAATATTGATCAAGCGCCTTAACCTCAGATGCGATCGGTGTTTGCACATTTTTCTCTGCGAGGAATTGAGCGTGGGTGTAGCCCCAATCATCGCCCCAGCCCCAATAGCCATTGAAAACATTACGCTTCGATTTCGTTTGCATCATCCAATCGTCGAACACCTTGTCCCTTAGATCACCAGGAACATTCCACTGTGTGCTATTCACCATAAACGTGGA is from Candidatus Cohnella colombiensis and encodes:
- a CDS encoding DUF5695 domain-containing protein, which encodes MLISLVPRTRKTLTIVAALIVTAFLLLVLPKVASAYTISNSNFNVSTGTNGEINSLKLVGDTFSTQYVMNPTVTPKQNTSDHQWLGELMFKYRLGTGAWQTAMTQSSSDVRTQSQSGNTVTITYQNSANTNGVKNFKLVNTYSLVSDYFLWSFEITNTSSQTIEFGDVGLPLPFNEFWTGGGNEQIYETRVLTHSFVGKNSSYITAARPSGIGPFLLMVPDSSTGAGFEYQDRWRIEEHPGSMWAMDQGGWGEGLNVFYIHSNVIKSTNRGYLPNTSLTLAPGASKTYAFKFFKVANENDMKDRLYSEGNIDVSVVPGMIVPTNQTAKFDLHTTKTINSITAQYPSETTIVSLGTTGTNHKIYSLTMNHLGPNNITVNYGNGETTVLQFYAIEPIDAAIQRHSTFMVNSTQWNVPGDLRDKVFDDWMMQTKSKRNVFNGYWGWGDDWGYTHAQFLAEKNVQTPIASEVKALDQYLTVAIWGKLMGEHQTDYLIHDFLMPDPNTTPTYRGYAYPHIYNTYFSMYKIAKLYPTLITYDNARTTYLLRAYNIFNALYGSGVAYNWNTGLMGEMTTPEIIKALQDEGYTTQANNLISKMATKYNNFVNTTYPYGSEYNYDNTGEEAVYTLAKMNNNTTMKSKINAKTRAARGQMPVWYYYADPVTITGENWWNFQYTVSLAGYTMDDWIRNHSATPEVEQRLSYAAKIANVGAINSGQISSDPANIGAVAWTYQAEKGNYPALGVGGGALQNGWRGMAGEADLGLFGAIKILSSDVAVDPIFGLYCYGCEVTDSSGNYTVIPKDGVFQRLNLITEKFGLELERDKYTSATIAKAKNTVNLTLKNATSGIAHTTKLTMKGLAAGSYNVLVNNTVVGSVTAVNNVNTVVTLSIGTAATYDIKLQQGTPPANTAPVVNAGTNGTFTLPAAVVLAGTATDDGQPSGTLTTTWTLISGPGTVSFANANSVNTTATVSVAGAYVFRLTASDGALSANATVTHTVLPAVVVPEVIAQYLFNETSGTTASDSSGNGKNATLSGGTSWVAGKSGNALSLNGSNAYASLPSGIVSGLNDFTIATWVKVNSLSDWARIFDFGTGTSNYMFLAPRAGGSGLRFSITSSGNGSEQQLNATVLPTGTWKHVAVTLTGTTGRMYVDGVQVAINSNMTLKPSSLGSTTLNYIGRSQFSDPYLNGVIDDFRIYSRALSATEVGTLAGSTPTASNIAPLGTASTSYISSWESLAGLNDGYTPTSSIDRGHSVYGNWNNPNTTQWVQYDFTQNYTISSMDVYWFDDDQGIDLPASCSIQYWNGTAWVNVASPSGLGVLANQYNTTTFTPVSTNKIRLNIVAKATTSTGLESWKVFGY